TAATCGCTTAAATTTAGCGCTAATTATTTGTGAATCTggttgaaaatttttaaggaCTTTGATCTCTGTGAAGCGGTTGCatgtatttgtttataaaaaatggagcATTCTTCTTCACTCTCACTAGTTATACCTCGTAgcattaaaataaaaggatCTACTTAATTATAAAAGTTGTTTTGGTTTTCTTGATACAGCATATTGGTTTGTTGAAATACAATGTGCAAAAATATACCATGATTGTAATTATAAGAAACAGTTTAATCTTCAATAGTGCATTCAGTTGCTGGTAATCTACTTGTTTATCGTATTCGAGTTTTAGGTTACATTgctaatttaatatattttcgGGCCCTTATACAACATCGAAACACTTTtctattaataaaatatattgttaaattttgttttctctcTGTTagattatttaaaaaaaaaatcgtaaaTATTGCCGAGacctttttgtttgttttgacTTGCTTCACGTTACAATGTTGACTTGGCCAAAACCAACAAATTCCAAATTCATTCAATTCGCAACTTGCAATGGAAGTTCCTTCTGCAGTTACCCTAAATAATTATGTGGGtatgaaaacaaaagaatgtTGATAAAGAGTCAAAACTAATGTTTATAGGGTTCGATTCTATCACTTCGCAAATTAACCGCAAGTTAATTCGTCGTggttttcaatttaatgTAATGGTGGTTGGTAcgtattatttttattacagATTTTCAATTATAATGATGTTAACAGTTTCAAATAGGACCGTCAGGTAGCGGAAAAAGCACTTTGATTAATACTTTATTCTCTGCGCACTTGATGGACAGTAAGGGTCGTCTGGATTACCAAGCTCCTTATCGCCAGACAACTGAAATCCATGTTACAAGCCAAGGtatgttgatttttttatagttAGGTTTTCATCTTTGATTGAACTCATTGAGCTGGCTTCAATGAGTCAGCAATccttatatttattatggTTACATTGCTAACCACATAGTCGTTCGCGAGAACCGTGTTCAATtacaattaaatttaatcgACACTCCTGGATATGGAGATCAAATTAATAACGATAAATGGTAAGTTTGATCAGTGGAAATGGAAATTTCTATTCCTGCACAGCAATTTCTAACTATAATAGCTGGGAGCCTATAATTAAGTACATTAGGGACCAACACTCTTCCTATCTTCGTCGTGAATTAAATTCACATCGCGAGAAACGTCTACAAGACACAAGAGTACATTGTtgtttattctttattcGCCCAACTGGACATTCTTTGCGCCCTATTGATATTGCTGTCCTCAAACGCTTAACAGAAGTCGTAAATGTTGTGCCTGTTATCGCTAAGTCTGATTCATTGACTCTTGAAGAAAGAGCAGCATTTAAGCAGCAAATCCGTGAAGAATTTGTTAAACACGACATCAATTTGTATCCTTATGATTCTGATGACGCCGATGAGGAGGAA
This portion of the Schizosaccharomyces pombe strain 972h- genome assembly, chromosome: I genome encodes:
- the spn2 gene encoding mitotic and meiotic (sporulation) septin Spn2, producing MEVPSAVTLNNYVGFDSITSQINRKLIRRGFQFNVMVVGPSGSGKSTLINTLFSAHLMDSKGRLDYQAPYRQTTEIHVTSQVVRENRVQLQLNLIDTPGYGDQINNDKCWEPIIKYIRDQHSSYLRRELNSHREKRLQDTRVHCCLFFIRPTGHSLRPIDIAVLKRLTEVVNVVPVIAKSDSLTLEERAAFKQQIREEFVKHDINLYPYDSDDADEEEINLNAAVRNLIPFAVVGSEKAIIVDGRPIRGRQNRWGVVNVDDENHCEFVFLRNFLMRTHLQDLIETTSYYHYEKFRFKQLSSLKEQSSLATRMGSPAPVYPSEPHLHTATAQ